The DNA sequence ACGTCACCGGCCAGACCCGCTACCGCCTGCACGACCTGGTGCGCCTGTACGCCCGGGAGCAGGCGCTGCGCAGCGACCCGCAGCCGGTGCGCCGCGCCGCCATCGAGCGCTTCCTGTCCGGGTACCGCCGCCGCGCCGAGGCGTACGCCACCTCCCGCTGGCCGCAGGACTGGAGCCGCAGCGGGGTACGGCGGCGCCCGCCCGCGGGCGCGATCCCCGGGACGGCCGGGCAGGCGGCCGCCTCGGACTGGTTCGCCGCCGAGTGGCTGGGCCTGCTCGCCGCCGTGCACCTCGCCCGCGACCGGCACATGTGGGAGCAGGCGTGGCGCATCGGCCGGGCGTACTGCTCGCTGTGCCACTCGATGCGGGCGTTCTGGGCCGACTGGCGTGGCGTCGCCGAGATCACCTACGAGGCCGCGAAGGAGCTCGGGGACGAGCGCGCGATCGGCATCGCGCTGCTCGAACGCGCCACCGCCGCCGGCAACTACGGCAACGCCGCCCACGCGCGGGCCGACGCGGAGCAGGCGCTGGAGATCTTCGAGCGCCTCGGCGAGGCCTGGTGGGCGGCGCGGGCGATGCGCACCATCGGCATGACCTACTTCAACGACGGCAGCCTCGACCGGGGCGAGACCCACCTGCTCGACGCGATCGCGGCGTTCCAGGCCGCGGACGACCCGTGGTGGCGCGCCCGCACCCAGCGCAACCTCGCCGAGCTGCGGCTCGCCCAGCACGCGCACGACGCGGCCCGCGAGCACGCCGAGCAGGCGCTCGCCGTCTTCCAGCGGAACGGCAACCGCTACTCGGAGGCGCAGACCCAGCGGGTGCTCGGCGAGGTGCTCGCCGCCGAGGCGCGGGCCCTGCTCGAGCGCGGCGAGGAGCGCGAGGCGGCCGCCCGGTTCACCCTCGCGGAGAACGCCCTGCGCTTCGCGATCCAGGCGTTCCGCGACCGCCGGGAGACCTGGGAGGAGGCCCGCGCGCTGCGCGCCGCCGGGAGCGTCGGCAACCCGGCCAACCTGCTTCAGGAGCACCAGCACGTCCGGGACGCCAAGGAGATGCTGGAACGGCTCGGCGACTCGTGGGGCGTGGCCCGGGCCGAGTACGCCGAGGGGCACGCCCTGCACCGGCGGGGCCGCCTGCCCGCGGCGATCGAGGCGCTGCGCCGCGCCGCCGACCGGTTCGCCGAGCTCGGCGACCGCTGGTGGCAGGCCCGCAGCCTGCGTACCCTCGCCGCCTTCCTGCTCGAGGCCGGGCGGACCGTGGGGGCCCGCGACATGGCGGCCACGGCGCTCGACATCTACACCGGCATCGGCAACGCCGGCGGCATCGCGCGCGCCCGCGCCGTCCTCGACCGCGCCGAGGCCGCGCTCGGCGGCCGCCGTGACGGGCCGTCGCCGGGGGAGGAGCGCCGCAGGAGGAACCCGGGCGAGGAGGAAGCGCCCGGGGGGACACCGAAGCGGGACCCCTGAGCACCCGTGCCGCCCGGGTACGGCCGGCGGCGTGGCAGCGGCGCGTTCCGGGGCCGTCCTCCCGGCGGCGGCCGGGCTCCGGGCCGTTCCGCGCAGGGCGGCCCCGCCGCCTGCTACCGCCGCGGGGAGGGGTCCTCCGGCCCCTCGGGATCCGCGCCGGTGCTCCCGGCGCCGTCGGCCGTGTTCGCTGTCGGGGCGTCCCCGGCGTCCGGGGAAGCGGATGCGGGCTGGGCCGGGGCCCGGGGCGACGGCGGGGGAGCGGGAGGAGGCAGGGGACCGGGGGGCCGGGCCGCGTCCAGCAGGTAGTCCGCGGCCTGCCGGGCCTCCGCGATGCTGTCCCGCAGCCGCTGCTCGACCTGCTCCACCTCGGTGCCGAGCTCCTCGGGGCCGGAACCGACCACCTCGTCGGCGGCGAGCTCGGCGCGGAGCCGCTCGAAGCGGGGGTGGTGCTCGCGCAGCCGCTCCATGTTCCGGTAGACCTCGAAGTGCCGGTCGGCGCGCCGTACCTTCTCGGCGTAGTCCTCGAGGGCCTCGACCTTGGCGGTGAGCGCGGCGAAGCCGGTGCGCAGGGTCTCGTCGTAGGGGCGGAAGGCCTCGGCGAACTCGTCCGGCACGTCGTCGCCCACGATCGCCGTGTAGTCGGCGGCGATCCGGCTGAGCTCGGCGAGGCGCCGGGCGAGCTGCCAGGTCTCCTCCCGCAGCCGGACCGCGTTCAGCGTGCCGTCGAGCATGCCCCGCCTGCCGATCTCGGAGGAGAGCACGGCGTCGGCGGCGTCCTGGGCGCGGCGCAGCAGCGGGCGGGTCCGCTCGTCGAGGTCGGTGGCG is a window from the Thermopolyspora flexuosa genome containing:
- a CDS encoding ATP-binding protein; this encodes MTRSLAAPAVAGLLAGVASVLATSTEILADQLETPMRIVIVGVSSVLAGVTTWATSRERAVEPGRDETPSPTQLPPIIAHFTGRTEVLADLHRWFAAHRRREPGTPPVLTIYGQGGVGKSALATRFAHEVAGHFPDGQLYFDLSGGVGESDGARIRPEEVLAGFLRALGVRLTTDPGGLRELQTLWRTWTSGKRILIFLDNAQRTEQVLDLIPPEPRCAVIVTSRRPLFLRNHHDIRLEVFTEAQGVELLARLAGGDRVAADLESAREIVRLCDHLPLAISICGGRLATRPSWTPRDLAERLRDERRRLDHLEVGRQVDTSVRASVQLSYEACTELQRRLLRMLGLLTVPDVSAWAAGALLDTSELDGADQLEALVDAQLAETSGSDVTGQTRYRLHDLVRLYAREQALRSDPQPVRRAAIERFLSGYRRRAEAYATSRWPQDWSRSGVRRRPPAGAIPGTAGQAAASDWFAAEWLGLLAAVHLARDRHMWEQAWRIGRAYCSLCHSMRAFWADWRGVAEITYEAAKELGDERAIGIALLERATAAGNYGNAAHARADAEQALEIFERLGEAWWAARAMRTIGMTYFNDGSLDRGETHLLDAIAAFQAADDPWWRARTQRNLAELRLAQHAHDAAREHAEQALAVFQRNGNRYSEAQTQRVLGEVLAAEARALLERGEEREAAARFTLAENALRFAIQAFRDRRETWEEARALRAAGSVGNPANLLQEHQHVRDAKEMLERLGDSWGVARAEYAEGHALHRRGRLPAAIEALRRAADRFAELGDRWWQARSLRTLAAFLLEAGRTVGARDMAATALDIYTGIGNAGGIARARAVLDRAEAALGGRRDGPSPGEERRRRNPGEEEAPGGTPKRDP